CTTCTAAGATGCCGACGTAATCTTCCACCATCTTGCGATTTACCGCCGCGTCGCGCGCGATGGCGCTGAGGTTCATGACGCTGCCTTGCGAAAATGAGAGCGTCTCGAGAAATCGCGCAAAGGCGGGCAGATTGCGGGTGAGGCCTTCCTGCTGCACCTCCTCGCGCAGGTACGTGCTGACATAGCTTTTTAGAAAGCCCCTTGGGTCGGGCTCGGTATATGCTAAAGGCAATTGGCCAAACTGAAGCGAGTGCTTAAGCTGGAAGGCCTCGCCGAGCTCGCTGGCCGTGAGGGGGTGCATGGTTAGCGACAGGGCGCGTCCCGCCAGCAAATTGACGCCGCTGCGTCGCAGTTTCCTCGCACTCGATCCCGTCAACACAAAGGCGAGGCGTTTCCCCTCGATCAGCCGATGCACCTCGTTGAGCAGCTCGGGGACCCTCTGGATTTCGTCGATGACGATGCGCTTGGTCTGCTTGGCGACATAGGCCTCTAGTCGTTTTGGGTTGGCCAGCAATTCGGCATAGGTCTCGCTATCGAGCAGATCGATGTAGGGCGCCTCTGGAAACCCAGCCCTCACCCAGCTGGATTTGCCGGTGCCTCGTGGCCCGAGCAAAAAAAAGCTCTTGGTCTGCGGCGGCGTAAGCGCCCTGTGAAACATAACTCCAAATTACATGCAAATTGGAGTTATAGCTACCATGATATAAAACATGATTAAATTCAGATATTTGAATTTCCAATAGCTGGGAGGAACCAAGCTTTTGGCACTATTTGCACAAATAGTGGGCAGTTCAGCGGCACCAGTACCTCACTTGGCAAGCATGGTTTTCTTGGCGAGCTCGTATTCTTCCTTTCTGACTTCCTGAAAGGTTTCTTCAAAAAAAACTTCGATGCCTTGTCCGGCATACGTTTTGGTTACGCGTAGCCCATCCGTTGTCAACGAGTCCTTAGAGGTCACGAGTCCGCCGTCCGGCATGGTGGAGGTCGATTCCCAAGACGTCCATTGCCATGGCGCTCCTGAAAGAGTTCCCTTGCCTTCAAAGGCACCTGACGCTTCGGTCATCGTAAACGTGGCGCCATTGACGGCCATCACCACCACATAAACGCTAGCCTTTCCCGAGCGTCCATCTTCACTAACGACCTCCTCTGTAATTGTCGAACTGCTGGGGTCGAGCGTGCGCTTGGCTAAAACCTTGGTTTCCCCAACGTGCCGACCGCCCATCGTCATGATCGATGTGCCCGCGTAGTAGTGGTCGCTGGGCACATCCGCCGATGCGGTCGGTCGTGGCGCTGCCGGCGCGGACGTATGACCACTTCGACAACTAGCAATCGCTACAAACGCCAAAACAAGAGAGAGCCTAAAGATTCGCATGGTGCATTGCAGCATGCACGCCAACCACTTAGCAAGTACCTAAGCGCCCGCGATCAGCCAAACTTGCCGGTGATGTAGTCTTCGGTGCGGCGGTCTTTCGGCGAGGTGAACATCTGCCCGGTGTGGCCAAATTCAACCAACTCGCCGCTGAGAAAAAACGCGGTGCGATGCGAGACGCGCGTCGCCTGCTGCAAGTTGTGCGTCACGATGACGATGGTGTAGCTGTGGCGCAGCTCGTGCAGCAAGTCTTCGATGCGCGCGGTGGCAATCGGGTCGAGCGCGGAGCACGGCTCGTCCATCAAGATGACTTCCGGATCCACCGCCAAGGTGCGCGCGATGCAGAGCCGCTGCTGCTGGCCGCCTGAGAGGCTGGTGCCCGGCTTGTCGAGGATGTCTTTGACTTCGTCCCACAGCGCCGCCTGGGTGAGCGCGCGCTGCACGATGTCCGAGGCATGCGCGCGGTCGAGGCGTGCCGTCATGACCAGGCCCGACAACACGTTTTCGCGAATGGTCATGTTGGGAAATGGGTTCGGCTTTTGAAACACCATGCCGA
The genomic region above belongs to Myxococcales bacterium and contains:
- a CDS encoding ATP-binding protein — encoded protein: MFHRALTPPQTKSFFLLGPRGTGKSSWVRAGFPEAPYIDLLDSETYAELLANPKRLEAYVAKQTKRIVIDEIQRVPELLNEVHRLIEGKRLAFVLTGSSARKLRRSGVNLLAGRALSLTMHPLTASELGEAFQLKHSLQFGQLPLAYTEPDPRGFLKSYVSTYLREEVQQEGLTRNLPAFARFLETLSFSQGSVMNLSAIARDAAVNRKMVEDYVGILEDLMLGLRLPAFTKRAKRRVVQAPKFYFFDCGVFQAIRPRGPLDATTELGGLALETLVMQELRAAIDYAQRDATLHYWRTASGHEVDFVLYGADGLRAIEVKHTDTLRGADFHGLKSFREEYPMAACTILYLGRKASIVDDVEIRPAGDFLQQLPTWI
- the pstB gene encoding phosphate ABC transporter ATP-binding protein, translating into MPLAQQAAAQATNPAKFSVRELRAFFGTNEVVKGVTLDIPQNTVTAIIGPSGCGKSTFVRCLNRMHELIASARSSGTVLLDSDNVYDPKVDPVLLRRRVGMVFQKPNPFPNMTIRENVLSGLVMTARLDRAHASDIVQRALTQAALWDEVKDILDKPGTSLSGGQQQRLCIARTLAVDPEVILMDEPCSALDPIATARIEDLLHELRHSYTIVIVTHNLQQATRVSHRTAFFLSGELVEFGHTGQMFTSPKDRRTEDYITGKFG